Proteins from a single region of Pongo abelii isolate AG06213 chromosome 17, NHGRI_mPonAbe1-v2.0_pri, whole genome shotgun sequence:
- the CBLN2 gene encoding cerebellin-2, translating into MQTPGRGPLGLRLMMPGRRGALREPGGCGSCLGVALALLLLLLPACCPVRAQNDTEPIVLEGKCLVVCDSSPSADGAVTSSLGISVRSGSAKVAFSATRSTNHEPSEMSNRTMTIYFDQVLVNIGNHFDLASSIFVAPRKGIYSFSFHVVKVYNRQTIQVSLMQNGYPVISAFAGDQDVTREAASNGVLLLMEREDKVHLKLERGNLMGGWKYSTFSGFLVFPL; encoded by the exons ATGCAGACGCCCGGCCGAGGGCCACTCGGGCTGCGGCTGATGATGCCCGGGCGCCGGGGGGCGCTGCGCGAGCCGGGCGGCTGCGGATCCTGCCTGGGGGTGGCGCTGGCCCTGCTGTTGCTGCTACTGCCCGCCTGCTGCCCCGTGCGGGCGCAGAACGACACGGAGCCCATCGTGCTGGAGGGCAAGTGCCTGGTCGTGTGCGACTCCAGCCCGTCGGCGGACGGCGCCGTCACCTCCTCCCTAGGCATCTCCGTGCGCTCCGGCAGCGCCAAGGTGGCCTTCTCCGCCACGCGGAGCACCAACCACGAGCCGTCCGAGATGAGCAACCGCACCATGACCATCTATTTCGACCAG GTATTAGTAAATATTGGCAACCACTTTGATCTTGCTTCCAGTATATTTGTAGCACCAAGAAAAGGGATTTATAGCTTCAGCTTCCACGTGGTCAAAGTGTATAACAGACAAACCATCCAG GTCAGTTTAATGCAGAATGGCTACCCAGTGATCTCGGCCTTTGCAGGAGACCAGGATGTCACCAGAGAAGCTGCTAGCAATGGTGTGTTGCTGCTCATGGAAAGGGAAGACAAAGTGCATCTCAAACTTGAGAGAGGCAACCTCATGGGGGGCTGGAAATACTCCACATTCTCGGGCTTCTTGGTGTTTCCTCTATAA